The genomic interval ATGGGCATTGCCTGAAGTCGGTGCTGCCTGCCCTGAGATGTCTTCCTGCGGGCTTGGGAAAAGCCCCGGACCTCTCTAACGTTCTCGCGGAGTACCAGGATCTCCAGGAGGTTTTCAGCAAGGTCCGTGCCACAGCTCTTCCTCTGCATCGGCCCTATGACTATGCCACCGACCTTGTCCCGGGCACTACACCACCTCGGGGGTAGCTTTATTCCCTGTCAGACCCAGAAATGAAGACGATGGAGATGTATATTGAGCACTCCCTGGCTGCAGGGGGTATCAGTCCTTTTGCCTCCCCCGCCGGCGCAGTCTTCTTTTTTGTTGAGGACAAAATCCTGCGCCCATGTAACGACTACCAGGGCCTGATTGACATCACGGTTTTAAAAAAATTACCCTCTTCCACTCATCGCCTCGGCTTTCGAGCCTATCCAGGAGGCTACCATCCGCTCCAAGTTGGACCTCCAGAACGCCTACCATCTAGTACAGATCTGGGAAGGGGATGAGTTGAAGACCCCATTTAACACAGCTAGCGGGCACTATGAATACCTGGTGATGCCATTTGGACTGACCAAcactcctgctgtgttccagatCCTGTTAAACAACGTTCTCCGGGACATGTTGAACCCGTTCGTATTTGTCTGCATTGATGACATCCCCATGTTTTCCCACCCGGCTCAAGAACATGTCCTCCATGTCAGACAAGTTCTCCAGCATCTTCTGTAGAACCAGCTGTAAGTCAAAGCAGAAAACTGTgaattccatcgctccaccatctccttcctgGGGTACATATTAGCTGCAGGCAACATCAGGATGGATCCTGAaaaggtgagagcggtggtggattggctgGAACCCAActccagagtgcagctgcaacaTTTCCTGGGGTCCGCCAATTTCTTCCTCCGGTTCATCCGGGGCTACCGTACCCGGGCTTTCCCCCTGTCAGCACTCACCTCCCACAATTTCCTGTTTACGTGGTCTCCAGCTGCAGACAGGGCCTTCTTGGACCTCAAACCCCAATTAACTTTCTCCCCCATCCTAATCCATCCAGATCCGTATTGGCAGTTCGTGGGGGTGGACAACGCTTCAGACGTcagagtgggggctgtcctgtccaGTGTTCGGCCCAAGACCAACAGCTGCATCCTTGCGCTTTCCTCTCCCATCGTATCAACCTCACACAAAGTCTAAAATGTCATGGTATGCTGTGTTAAAATCTCatggctgtagtgttaagatttcccttcactgaaaatAAGGGTTCTAGCTCAAACCATTaaaaactgccccagaccattattccacccacaccaaactttacagttggcactatgcattggggcaggtagcgttttcatGTAATCTGCCAAATCCAGATTCGTGAAGTGTGATTCTTCACTCCAGAGACGCttttttcactgctccagagcccAATAGCGGAGTGCTTTACACCACTCGATCCGGCACTTGGCATTGCACGGCCATCGAAACCCATTAaatgaagctcctgatgaacagttcttgtgctgacgttgcttccagaggcagtttggaactcggtagtgagtgttgcaactgaggacagaggaATTTTAATCGCTTCGTTCTACAGCACTCTGccttcccgttctgtgagcttgtgtggcctaccacttcgctactgagacattgttgctcctagatgtttccattaaaaaataacagcacttacagttgaacggGAAAGCTCAAGCTGGGCAGAACAACCACAGGAGGGGGAATCTAGCTGGGTCCAGGgtcaggcagaaggtcatacacagggggtctaAAAAGGCatcagtacaggcagggaaaaggctagtaacgtcgtCCGGGAGATTAGGCAATAGtttgataacaggaaatctgataggctaaagtacaggcagggactAGGCAAAAGGCattgttagtgaggcaggcaaaaaacAATCATACAAGGGAGGAGTAAATTACAGTAAAAACAGAGCCTCGAAAAGACATGTGTCACAAAAAaactcacaatgatggggtgcatagaactgaactaaatatgtgtgataatgacatacaggtgtgtgaacaggcgatcagaattcaggtgattgggatctggagagtgagctgcgttcaggggatctacatgtttgagagtgtgagctggaatcAGAcagtcattatggtgtattgtgcatagattgattaggggggaaaaaactatgCAACACATTTaagaatagggctgtaacgtaagaaaatgttgaaaaagtcaagaggtctgaataatttccgaatgcactttctgttttactgtttagaaatgAAGACACCTTATGTATCTAATTGCCCCATTTGAAGAATTCATAATAATTTGAACAACTTCGGCAATCTTTCCTCTCCGTGGCGTTGAGGTGGTGGGAGAAGAAGgtgcagggatgcagcttaaggttCCGTGCAGAACGTTGGGACAGAACCCCCACTCCTACATCCAAAGCATTGgcctccaccacaaactgacgGGAAGGGTCCGGATGAACCAGGATTGGAGCCGTTGTGAAGAAGTTTTTAAGGTCCCGGAATACCCGGTCAGTGGCCATGGATCATGTGAACGGAACCTTGGTAGAGGTGAGGGCAGACAGGGGGAGGCCAGGGTGATGTTACCTCGGATAAAGCTGCGATAAATGTTGGCGACTTCAGGATGTGTTGCAAATGCAACTGGATGTAGGCTGAGGCCATTCCACCACCGCTTTCACCTTCTCAGGGTCCATCTGGACACTCCCAACAGAGATGATGTAGCCCAGTAAAGGAATAGTGGAGCAATGGAACTCACTTTTCCTCCTTGACAAACAACTAGTTCTCCAGAAGGAGCACGTGTTCCTCGGGGGAGCAGGAGAAGATGAGAATATCATCAATGTAGACGAAGATGAAGCGGTTCAGCATGTCGCAAAGAACATCATTTCTAATGAGTGACTGCAATCCACACTTTGGTTTTGGTAGTCACTGCCAACAAACACGAATGTTAGCATTTTCAGACAAACACATTACTTCCTTCAGCACACTACGAAACGCCTGATTTGGTAGGCGTTTCGTAGATCTAGCTTGGAGAAGACAGTGGCCCCCTGGAGCAGCTCGAAGGCTGAGGAAATGAGTGTTAGCGGATAACGGTTCTTCAGTTGTTCCCAGTAGTCCCCAGTAGTCAATGCACTTCTGCCGTGTGTTGTCCTTCTTCTACACTAAGAAGAACCCTGCGCcagcgggagaggaggagggacggtTAAATCCTGTAGCTAGGGAGTCCCCAATCTAGTCCTCAATAGCCTTGGTCTCTGGTCCCGACAGCGAGTACAGACGCCCCCGGGGCAGCGTGGTGCCAGGGAGAACATCAATCCCGCAGTGATAGGGGCAGTGCGGCGGAAGGGAATTGGCCCTGGCCTCGCTGAACAACTCTCTGAAGAtcctggtactccgcgggaaTGGCGGAGAGGTCTGGAGCCACCTCCAAGGGCCGCGGAAGACTTCCCCGGGCAGGTTGCGCCGACTTCAGACAATGGGcacagaacagactccagcccatgATAGCACCCATAGAACAGTTGATGAATGGAATGTGTTGCTGGAGTCAGGAGAATCCCAACACCATGGGAATCTGGAGGGACTTGATGAGGGGGGACTGAATGGTCTCGCTGTGATTCCCTGACAcacgtaggttgatgggagtggtgttATTGGTGACCCGACCTATAGAGCGCATGTCCAGCactctaacatccatgggaattgagaggggctgagtggggatgttcagCTCGGAAGCCAGTGTGGTGTCCAGAAACCTCTCATCGGCTCCTGAGTCAATGAGAACCCAGAGAGATTCGGACGGGTTCCCCCCCAGCAGAATGACATGGAAAGGGGTGCTAGTAAGGGAGGCAGAAAAGAtctccatatggcccaccagagtactcgctccCTGGAGAGTCTGGTCCTGTACAGGGCAATATAATACAAAATGACCAAAAGTCCCGCAATACAGACTCCTTGTGCTGATCCTGTGTTGCCATTCTGCTGGTGACAGCccagctctgcctagttgcatgGTGTCGGGAAACAGTGCCTCTGCCCTTTTCGGTGACTCTTGAGGAAGGTCGGGAATTGTTGGGTGCTCTCGGCCACGGGACCGTCGGGGACTTCCAGGATGGCTCGAAGGCGAGGTTGAATCTCTGGACGAGTGAGTGACATCGAATTCCCTGATCATTTGTCATTCCAGCAATcgcccatcgatgtggatggtcAAAGCGATGAGGGAGCCAAGATCCGTGGGTAACTCCCGAGCCGCAAGCTCGTCCTCAACCTCCTCCGAGACGCCGTGCAGGAACATGTCAAATAATGCTTCTGGGCTCCATGCACTCTCTGTTGCCAAATTGCGGAAATCCACTGCGTAGTCGGCCACAGTGCAGGCATCCTGCAGGAGCTGGATTAGACTCCGGGCAGCTTCTCTCCTGGAGAACGGGGCATCGAacaccttcctcacctctcccacgaaccccccccccccccaggctcaCGCATGTAGCCGGCTGCTGTTCCGATACGGCGGTAGCCCAGGTGAGAGCACTTCCAGACATCAACATGATGAGGTAGGCTATTTTGGAGCGatccgaggggaaggaggagggctgaagctcGAAAATGAGGACAACCTTTGCTAAAAAAAACGCTGACAGGTGCTCGGCTCTCCATTAAAGAGTTTCGGGAGAGATAACCGGGGATCCAGGGAAGTTGGAGTGGCCGGTGGGGCGGCGCTGATAACCGCTGAGTTACTGGAGGACAGTGGGTTTGCCACCGTGGCAGGCTGCCCCCCGGACAACCGGCGGAATTGTTCCTGTATCATGTCCAACGCCCAGTCATGGTGCTCAGCCAACGTTTGAACCCCCTCAATCAGCCCACGAAGCAATTCCTCATAACTACCAATGGAGGCTCCTtgggctccttgggaggagatgtcATTGAGCAGCTGGTccgggtctgctgggtcagtcaggGCAAATTCCTACTATCAGATaggaaggtaagacccagattcAGACCATGTTGGATAACCAATAGTTTAAATATCCCAAAGGGGCAGGCAAACAGACAGgttaaggcaggcaggggtcaatagtTCATAGAAGTGGgggaaaggtacaggacggcaggcaggcaggctcaggaaaGCAGGCTCAAAGACAGGACATGCCCAGAGGGGGGTGgacacaatcacaaagacaggggaaacagatcagggtgtgacacaaacaGGAAacatgtcagtatagagacaaagtggagtcgcaattcagcGGCTCAGGCACAGGATTTATTAATAATTCAGTTCAGATTGAAATTTTTATAGTCTATGGAATGTTCCTGTGGAATGCCACTATTTTGATTTGCTATTAGCATGTACACCATAAACGTATGCTATCTCATCAACTTCCCTCCTGTCAACTTTTCTACACACTGACCAGCTGACTTGTGACGTGCCATCATGTTTCCTGAGGTTGTGGATTATGGTCCAAACTGAGCTCTAGCATCACCCAAAACATTTAGTTTTACACAGTTTCCAAAGTAAAATAGCCTTTGAGTgaccaaaacatcccccatgaTATATTTTCCCCATTAAAATGCTCAGTTAAGTAAATTTACCTTTTCTCTCATCTCTAGCGATCAGTCAGGCTGAAGGACAGGCTAGGTGGGCACAGAAACATCCAATCCTGTCATACATTACATCATGCTTTCACAAATGATTTGTTAATCCAAGCATTTGTTCATTTGTGTGTTCACTTGTGTATgttttgttggtggtggtggtgaagtgtgtgtgtgtgtgtgtgtgtgtgtgcagagagacTCCAGGGAGGGGAGTTTCTGTCAGTAACTCAGGTATAAATATAGAGGCAGAGCTCAGAGTTTCTCAGAAGGCGGACCTGACAGGGTCACACACAGGACCAAGCAGGAGCAGGACCTCAGCATTTTTACTTTTTAATACAAATGGAGAAACATGAAGATGTTCAATACTGTTTTCAGGACAGAAACTCTTCTTGCAGAAAGGCTTTTCTATCGACATCTATCTACATAACACTGTACATCTTCTTCTCATTGATTTCAGCAGTTACAGTATTATTGAACCTACTGGTGATCATCTCCATCTCTCATTTCAAGCAGCTCCACACTCCAACCAACCTGctcatcctctctctggctgtgtcagATCTCCTGGTTGGACTGATTGTGATACCAGTAATGACTGTAGCAATAATGGAACCATGCTGGGGTTTTGGggaatatttctgtgtgtttcatTTCTACATTACTTTTTTATGTACTTCTTTATCACTTGGCAATTTGGTCTTGATATCTATTGACCGCTATGTTGCTGTGTGTGATCCCTTATTGTACCActctaaaataacaataacaggcACTATCTGTTGTATATCCATTACCTGGTGTTGTTGTATCTTATACGATGCTGTTATTATACAAAACTTTGTAAATGTACAGACACCCAGTAGGTGTTTAACAGAATGTGTTATTGTTGAAGGAATAACATGGGTTAATATAATGTACATTGTATTTATAATGGTTGTCCCGTGCTCTATTATTATAACACTTTATATGAAAATCTTTGTGGTGGCCAGATCACAGGCCAGAAAGGTATTTTCAAAAGAGGCTGCCAGTGTGTCTGGTTTTAAAACAGAACAGAGAAATAAGTCTGAGAGAAAAGCAGCAAAAACTCTAGCTATTGTTGTTTTCAACTATCTCCTTTCTTGGATTCCATCTCTATTAATTTACTTTGTTTTTTCTGTTATAGGTGATCATTTAATATCATATTTCACCAGTTATCTGGCACTTTTTAATTCCTTAGTTAATCCAATAATTTATGCTTTCTTTTATCCATGGTTCAAAGTGACAGCTAAACTTATTTTAACTTTGAAGATAAGACATTTATAGTTCCTATTATATGATTCACTAGTTCGGCAAACATTTGTTTGATATAGTTTTGTTCTACAATTGTTGTAATTATTTTATGTAACAATACACCGACATTTCTTATCTCAGTGTTGTCATGATTGATACATGTGGTGTTGATACAGCATGATTTGTCTGGATTTGATTGGAATGAATTGGAGAAGGCATAAGCTTGTTTTATAAAAAAACATTGTAGTCATTGTGGATTGTGTTCTCCAAATACCTAAGGCTGTGGTTGTTCCATGTTAATGATAAATAGTATGTAAGTGTTCTAATAGTACATTCTGAGGACGTCATGACTCATGCTATATGTTGTTTAACATCTCCCTCTAGTGGCTCAATTGTGACCCAAAGTCTTCATCAAGTGTAGTAAAGTTGAAATGTACAATACTGCATGATATCAGATAACGTCCAGGTCTAAATAACTTCTGTATTGTGTAAGTAGTTGATGGTAAAATGTAAGAATATGCAATTATGGGTAACATTTTATAATAACATTCAGTAATAAACCATTTGTAAGGAATTTACATTCTGCTCACTTTTTAATATTATGCCCCATTTTGTGTAATGTTATTCATCTAGGTATTCTCACATTTATAAATAACTACTACAGTTACACATGAATTATTCAGCACAATAGTGCAGGAGACCACAGCAGACACTTCAATGTCAACATAATGGTGTATGAACagtaccactactctcactacatcactactgtcaggtcaggggtcacaccAGAGAAGCTCTCTCAGATGCTGTTTACTCTgaaggaatagagagagtgggTATCACACAAAATAATTTATATTTGATTCGTAAATTGTTTATTCATTTGTCATTAATCCAATATTTATTTTCGTTAACTGGTAATTCACGTAATTATAAACAACTTTTATAGAGGATGTTAAAGGAAATATATTGAACATTTTATCAGTAGTAGTGTGCTGAAGGAAGTAATGTGTTTGTCTGAAAATGACAGCATCCTTGTTTCAGTCACTCAGtagaaataaaatcaaatgttattggtcaaaaACATGTGTTTATtcgatgttattgcgggtgttacGAAATGTTTATGGACCTAGTTCCGACAGttcagcaatatctaacaatctcacaacaaatacctaatacacacaaatctaagtaaaggactGGAGTTAAGAATATatgaatatatggatgagcaatgtcagagtgacaCAGACTAAGAGCAGTTCATAGACTGTTTACAGGGGAAGGGAACCAATATCTAAATATATAATTCAACTGAACATTACGTTTAAAGGGTTACTACATGTAATACATTACTCCACCTTTAATTAAATGTTAATAAACTAGGTATTCTCAAATGTATAAACACTACTATATCCATTAACGATTTAACACAACAGCGAAGAAGACCGCAGAAGACACTTGAACCTCATCATACTGGTTATGAACACAataactactctcactaccactactctcactacatcACTGCTgccaggtcaggggtcacacAATAGCAGCTATCTCAGATGCTGTTGAGTCAGAATGAATATAGAGATTGGTAACATTTTGCAATAACACTTTGTAATAAAGGATTCATAATGGATAATTAAATAGTTTATTCATCATTCATGtatcattactcccacatttgtTTTAGTTATTCACACATTTAACTTTTATAGTCTGTAGTAATGATTCATAAGATAATTCATAAGATGTTTAATGAGTGAACTTATAAACCATTAACTAATCATTAGTAAAGTTGTTTTGCAGTCCCTAATCTAAAGGGAGGACTATTCACACTTTCTTAATACTCTATAAATGTTTTGAACAGTGACCAGTTTAATTTATCACAAATATATGGACatgccattggtagacattccAATACTACCTGATTCTACTTAAGGCCTCAAAATGATCTAGAACAAACCAATGGTAAATGATAAGCACACAACACAGAGGATGTTAAAGGAAATATATTGAACATTTTATTCCAAAACAGTCACACTGTTGTAGTAGTGCGCTGAAGGAAGTAATGTGTTTTGTCTGAAAATGATAACATTCTTGATTGTTGGCAGTGACTACCAAAACCAAAGTGTGGATTGCAGTCACTCATTAGAGGAGACTTTGTCTCAGTTACATCATGGGGACAAATCCCTTTTGTCAGACATCAGAACAACCACACTGTAATCTGACCCAATTATCCcttgatgttgttttgtatttctgaGGTGTTGTTTTCTCAGAAGAAAATGTGACTGAGAAATGTGATTTCGAGTTCAGTTGTATCAATCAATGATCTCAAAAGCACCTCAAGTAATTAGGGACAGTTCACAATTTACTCTGAATAATTTCTCAATCACAATTCTCCAACATAATGTGTACGACCACAACCAACAATAACTGTGGGTATAGACTTTGCCACTTCAGGATGCTTTTGTGGTGCATACGACACCACGCAGGGctacgggccagaaggttgagggttcgcccGACCACTAAGAACCAGCTCACTCTCCCTGTCTGTATCATGAGGCCTACACTACGGTCAGAGTTGGCTacagacaatgatcagctaggaGGATATCAGATTTACAAcattttccaccaacaggtttctcTGCCAATGCACCccacaaccaataaacaaagcatACCGACTTCAGGTGTTTCAATACCATGACAATCGTGACAAATTAAAAGACTATGCTCTTGCTCCACAAATGCTCTCGCCTGGTTTATTCTGGGTCATCCTTGACATCAGACAAGAAAATCAGATCGGCCACCAGTTTGAGGTAGGGTTTGATGTTGGCCCAGAAGTGATCAGCCAGGATTTGGCTATGGCACCAGCACTGTCGACCACTGACATCACTGTCAGCATAGATAGTTTGGGGCAGAGAGCAGTCACTTATCTCCATGAGGAGCAAGTTGGGAGTGACTGAGTCTGGTCAGGCAGGAGGATGATGAAGGGGACTGGTACTTCTGCCACATGGAGCACCAAGGGCAGTTGAAGGAAGGAGGTGAGTTTTGCCATCTGTCGTAACACTATGAGAATCTGACCCCCGTCACTGGAGGATAAGGTGGAGTTGGCTTGTAAACTCTGTAAATGACCCTCAAGGTTGGTTCCTCTTCTCTATGGACAGTTCGATGTTTGTAGCCGAGGGTGTCTGGCTAACAGCTCAGGCC from Oncorhynchus kisutch isolate 150728-3 linkage group LG26, Okis_V2, whole genome shotgun sequence carries:
- the LOC109885552 gene encoding trace amine-associated receptor 8c-like — translated: MEKHEDVQYCFQDRNSSCRKAFLSTSIYITLYIFFSLISAVTVLLNLLVIISISHFKQLHTPTNLLILSLAVSDLLVGLIVIPVMTVAIMEPCWGFGEYFCVFHFYITFLCTSLSLGNLVLISIDRYVAVCDPLLYHSKITITGTICCISITWCCCILYDAVIIQNFVNVQTPSRCLTECVIVEGITWVNIMYIVFIMVVPCSIIITLYMKIFVVARSQARKVFSKEAASVSGFKTEQRNKSERKAAKTLAIVVFNYLLSWIPSLLIYFVFSVIGDHLISYFTSYLALFNSLVNPIIYAFFYPWFKVTAKLILTLKIRHL